One genomic region from Salvia hispanica cultivar TCC Black 2014 chromosome 2, UniMelb_Shisp_WGS_1.0, whole genome shotgun sequence encodes:
- the LOC125203941 gene encoding dehydrodolichyl diphosphate synthase CPT3-like isoform X3 has translation MKMNLSTVVFRCICAILSAGSLPRHVAFIMDGNRRYAKKEGLLGGDGHRVGFTALMNMLKYCYEMNVKYVTVYAFSIENFKRRPEEVQSTMQLIQEKIESLLEKESIVNQYGVRVHFIGNLKLLSKPVRLAAERAMNATAHNSTATLAICIAYTSTDEITNSVEEACKVKMDELGGNETDSKEPHIDVADVEKHMYMAVAPDPDIIIRSSGETRLSNFLLWQSASSLLYSPRALWPEIGFYHLVRAILDFQRNITSLETKLKQS, from the exons ATGAAAATGAATCTTTCTACTGTTGTTTTCAG ATGTATTTGTGCAATTCTTTCTGCTGGTTCTCTTCCAAGGCATGTGGCATTTATCATGGATGGAAATCGAAGATACGCCAAGAAGGAAGGTTTACTTGGAGGAGATGGGCATAGGGTTGGATTCACAGCTCTTATGAATATGTTGAAGTATTGCTATGAGATGAATGTCAAGTATGTTACAGTTTATGCTTTCAGCATTGAAAACTTCAAACGACGTCCAGAAGAAGTCCAATCCACTATGCAGTTGATACAGGAAAAGATTGAATCATTGCTTGAGAAAGAGAGTATTGTCAACCAGTATGGAGTGAGAGTGCACTTCATTGGAAACCTTAAACTTTTGAGCAAACCCGTCAGGCTCGCTGCTGAAAGAGCTATGAATGCCACTGCACATAACTCGACGGCCACGCTTGCAATATGCATTGCCTACACATCAACAGATGAAATAACAAATTCTGTCGAAGAAGCATGTAAAGTAAAAATGGATGAACTAGGAGGGAATGAAACTGACAGCAAGGAGCCTCATATTGACGTGGCAGATGTCGAGAAACATATGTATATGGCAGTTGCACCTGATCCCGACATTATAATCCGCTCGTCCGGTGAGACTCGACTAAGCAATTTCCTCCTGTGGCAGAGTGCATCTTCCCTTCTTTACTCCCCAAGGGCGCTTTGGCCAGAGATTGGGTTTTACCATTTGGTCCGAGCAATCTTGGACTTCCAAAGGAATATCACTTCTTTGGAAACTAAGCTGAAACAGAGTTAG
- the LOC125203941 gene encoding dehydrodolichyl diphosphate synthase CPT3-like isoform X2 → MKMNLSTVVFSFLRRCICAILSAGSLPRHVAFIMDGNRRYAKKEGLLGGDGHRVGFTALMNMLKYCYEMNVKYVTVYAFSIENFKRRPEEVQSTMQLIQEKIESLLEKESIVNQYGVRVHFIGNLKLLSKPVRLAAERAMNATAHNSTATLAICIAYTSTDEITNSVEEACKVKMDELGGNETDSKEPHIDVADVEKHMYMAVAPDPDIIIRSSGETRLSNFLLWQSASSLLYSPRALWPEIGFYHLVRAILDFQRNITSLETKLKQS, encoded by the exons ATGAAAATGAATCTTTCTACTGTTGTTTTCAG TTTTCTGCGCAGATGTATTTGTGCAATTCTTTCTGCTGGTTCTCTTCCAAGGCATGTGGCATTTATCATGGATGGAAATCGAAGATACGCCAAGAAGGAAGGTTTACTTGGAGGAGATGGGCATAGGGTTGGATTCACAGCTCTTATGAATATGTTGAAGTATTGCTATGAGATGAATGTCAAGTATGTTACAGTTTATGCTTTCAGCATTGAAAACTTCAAACGACGTCCAGAAGAAGTCCAATCCACTATGCAGTTGATACAGGAAAAGATTGAATCATTGCTTGAGAAAGAGAGTATTGTCAACCAGTATGGAGTGAGAGTGCACTTCATTGGAAACCTTAAACTTTTGAGCAAACCCGTCAGGCTCGCTGCTGAAAGAGCTATGAATGCCACTGCACATAACTCGACGGCCACGCTTGCAATATGCATTGCCTACACATCAACAGATGAAATAACAAATTCTGTCGAAGAAGCATGTAAAGTAAAAATGGATGAACTAGGAGGGAATGAAACTGACAGCAAGGAGCCTCATATTGACGTGGCAGATGTCGAGAAACATATGTATATGGCAGTTGCACCTGATCCCGACATTATAATCCGCTCGTCCGGTGAGACTCGACTAAGCAATTTCCTCCTGTGGCAGAGTGCATCTTCCCTTCTTTACTCCCCAAGGGCGCTTTGGCCAGAGATTGGGTTTTACCATTTGGTCCGAGCAATCTTGGACTTCCAAAGGAATATCACTTCTTTGGAAACTAAGCTGAAACAGAGTTAG
- the LOC125203941 gene encoding dehydrodolichyl diphosphate synthase CPT3-like isoform X1 — protein sequence MEKQSSNLATQLIEGLCSFLRRCICAILSAGSLPRHVAFIMDGNRRYAKKEGLLGGDGHRVGFTALMNMLKYCYEMNVKYVTVYAFSIENFKRRPEEVQSTMQLIQEKIESLLEKESIVNQYGVRVHFIGNLKLLSKPVRLAAERAMNATAHNSTATLAICIAYTSTDEITNSVEEACKVKMDELGGNETDSKEPHIDVADVEKHMYMAVAPDPDIIIRSSGETRLSNFLLWQSASSLLYSPRALWPEIGFYHLVRAILDFQRNITSLETKLKQS from the coding sequence ATGGAGAAACAGAGTAGTAACCTTGCAACTCAATTGATTGAAGGTTTGTGTAGTTTTCTGCGCAGATGTATTTGTGCAATTCTTTCTGCTGGTTCTCTTCCAAGGCATGTGGCATTTATCATGGATGGAAATCGAAGATACGCCAAGAAGGAAGGTTTACTTGGAGGAGATGGGCATAGGGTTGGATTCACAGCTCTTATGAATATGTTGAAGTATTGCTATGAGATGAATGTCAAGTATGTTACAGTTTATGCTTTCAGCATTGAAAACTTCAAACGACGTCCAGAAGAAGTCCAATCCACTATGCAGTTGATACAGGAAAAGATTGAATCATTGCTTGAGAAAGAGAGTATTGTCAACCAGTATGGAGTGAGAGTGCACTTCATTGGAAACCTTAAACTTTTGAGCAAACCCGTCAGGCTCGCTGCTGAAAGAGCTATGAATGCCACTGCACATAACTCGACGGCCACGCTTGCAATATGCATTGCCTACACATCAACAGATGAAATAACAAATTCTGTCGAAGAAGCATGTAAAGTAAAAATGGATGAACTAGGAGGGAATGAAACTGACAGCAAGGAGCCTCATATTGACGTGGCAGATGTCGAGAAACATATGTATATGGCAGTTGCACCTGATCCCGACATTATAATCCGCTCGTCCGGTGAGACTCGACTAAGCAATTTCCTCCTGTGGCAGAGTGCATCTTCCCTTCTTTACTCCCCAAGGGCGCTTTGGCCAGAGATTGGGTTTTACCATTTGGTCCGAGCAATCTTGGACTTCCAAAGGAATATCACTTCTTTGGAAACTAAGCTGAAACAGAGTTAG
- the LOC125203941 gene encoding dehydrodolichyl diphosphate synthase CPT3-like isoform X4, with translation MDGNRRYAKKEGLLGGDGHRVGFTALMNMLKYCYEMNVKYVTVYAFSIENFKRRPEEVQSTMQLIQEKIESLLEKESIVNQYGVRVHFIGNLKLLSKPVRLAAERAMNATAHNSTATLAICIAYTSTDEITNSVEEACKVKMDELGGNETDSKEPHIDVADVEKHMYMAVAPDPDIIIRSSGETRLSNFLLWQSASSLLYSPRALWPEIGFYHLVRAILDFQRNITSLETKLKQS, from the coding sequence ATGGATGGAAATCGAAGATACGCCAAGAAGGAAGGTTTACTTGGAGGAGATGGGCATAGGGTTGGATTCACAGCTCTTATGAATATGTTGAAGTATTGCTATGAGATGAATGTCAAGTATGTTACAGTTTATGCTTTCAGCATTGAAAACTTCAAACGACGTCCAGAAGAAGTCCAATCCACTATGCAGTTGATACAGGAAAAGATTGAATCATTGCTTGAGAAAGAGAGTATTGTCAACCAGTATGGAGTGAGAGTGCACTTCATTGGAAACCTTAAACTTTTGAGCAAACCCGTCAGGCTCGCTGCTGAAAGAGCTATGAATGCCACTGCACATAACTCGACGGCCACGCTTGCAATATGCATTGCCTACACATCAACAGATGAAATAACAAATTCTGTCGAAGAAGCATGTAAAGTAAAAATGGATGAACTAGGAGGGAATGAAACTGACAGCAAGGAGCCTCATATTGACGTGGCAGATGTCGAGAAACATATGTATATGGCAGTTGCACCTGATCCCGACATTATAATCCGCTCGTCCGGTGAGACTCGACTAAGCAATTTCCTCCTGTGGCAGAGTGCATCTTCCCTTCTTTACTCCCCAAGGGCGCTTTGGCCAGAGATTGGGTTTTACCATTTGGTCCGAGCAATCTTGGACTTCCAAAGGAATATCACTTCTTTGGAAACTAAGCTGAAACAGAGTTAG
- the LOC125203939 gene encoding UPF0603 protein At1g54780, chloroplastic-like: protein METILSPHSCSLLKTRPFPRFHPKPSCSLKPICCNLRKQPFQSIQAYKPAAWISNVQQGLAALAISLALNFSLPALTDAALASEFDVLNDGPPKESYVVDDAGVLSRVTKSDLKRLLTDLESRKGFHINIVTVRKLTSKADAFEYADQVLEKWYPTIEEGNNKGIVVLITSQKEGAVTGGPEFIKAVGDSILDSIVSDNLPVLATDEKYNEAVYSSASRLVAAIDGLPDPGGPATKDYKRESNFKTREETDEKRGQFTLVVGGLLVIAFVVPMAQYYAYVSKK from the exons ATGGAAACCATACTCTCTCCACACTCGTGCTCTCTTCTAAAGACTCGTCCTTTTCCCCGTTTCCATCCCAAACCCAGCTGCTCCCTCAAACCCATTTGCTGCAATCTCAGAAAACAGCCTTTTCAATCGATCCAAGCCTACAAGCCCGCGGCTTGGATTTCCAATGTGCAACAGGGTTTAGCAGCGCTCGCCATTTCTTTGGCCCTCAATTTTTCCTTACCGGCTCTAACCGACGCCGCACTCGCGTCGGAATTTGATGTCCTCAACGATGGCCCTCCGAAGGAATCGTACGTCGTGGATGATGCCGGCGTGCTCAGCCGCGTTACCAAGTCGGATTTGAAGAGGTTGTTGACGGATTTGGAGTCCAGAAAAGGCTTCCACATCAATATCGTCACTGTGCGCAAGCTAACT AGCAAAGCTGACGCATTTGAGTACGCTGATCAAGTATTAGAAAAATGGTATCCAACGATCGAGGAGGGAAACAACAAAGGCATAGTAGTGCTCATCACCAGTCAAAAGGAAGGTGCAGTTACAGGCGGACCTGAATTCATCAAAGCCGTTGGTGATTCTATTCTTGATAGCATTGTATCTGACAATCTTCCAG TCCTAGCTACAGATGAAAAGTATAATGAGGCGGTTTATAGTTCTGCCTCGCGTTTAGTGGCTGCCATAGACGGCCTTCCTGATCCCGGCGGTCCAGCGACTAAAGACTATAAAAGAGAATCTAACTTCAAGACAAGGGAAGAGACGGATGAGAAACGCGGCCAATTCACCCTTGTAGTTGGAGGTTTACTAGTAATTGCTTTTGTTGTTCCTATGGCGCAATACTATGCATATGTGTCTAAGAAGTGA
- the LOC125203938 gene encoding lysM domain receptor-like kinase 4: MNWPQFIIFLISCLPLAMGQQPYIGNLIEDCEIRDNNNSALGYTCNGLRPSCQAYLTFRARPPYDTLASISALLSVNVSQLAQLNSISENSALEAERMVLVPITCSCSGQLYQANTSYTVQPNDGYLVIANNTFQGLSTCQALQVQNGFAANALQVGARLGVPLRCACPTQAQADDGVNYLLSYVLQFGQFVEVISELFTVDTRRILAANSMLQNDLVFPYTTLLVPLENPPNSTQVTAPPPPPPPPASPPPDTGGGSSSKTWIYVVVGVVGGLLALFAVGMVFFLRRRRQRKAAEAVASPQRFQSVEKPLKKEADDESEDFLESISSIAQSLKVYPFQQLREATDDFSPACLIKGSVYRGTINGDLAAIKKMSGGDVSKEITLLNKINHSNLIRLSGVSFNEGNWYLVYEYASNGALVDWLHNRDDQGVLSWDRRLQIALDVAAGLNYLHLYTSPPHIHKDLNSSNVLLDDEFRAKIANFGLARAAEGQEGQFALTRHIVGTKGYMAPEYLENGVVSPKLDVYSFGVMLLEILTGKQVSELYEEVDMRLPEVLAPVLSEGGQEKISSLMDPLLLGNYPSNLVLVLFRMIDGCLKKDPSARPSMEDVFQSLSRVSGEWAVSISEPGASPR; the protein is encoded by the coding sequence atgaattGGCCTCAATTCATCATCTTCCTAATCTCATGCCTGCCTCTGGCTATGGGGCAGCAGCCATACATCGGCAACCTCATCGAAGATTGCGAAATCAGAGACAACAACAACTCCGCCCTCGGCTACACCTGCAACGGCCTCCGCCCCTCCTGCCAAGCCTACCTCACCTTCCGCGCCCGCCCCCCCTACGACACCCTCGCCTCCATCTCCGCCCTTTTATCCGTAAACGTATCCCAGCTCGCTCAACTCAACTCAATCTCTGAAAACTCTGCCCTAGAAGCCGAGCGCATGGTGCTGGTCCCCATCACATGCTCCTGCTCCGGCCAGCTCTACCAAGCCAACACCTCCTACACTGTCCAGCCCAACGACGGCTACCTTGTCATCGCCAACAACACGTTCCAGGGCCTGTCCACATGCCAAGCCCTCCAAGTCCAGAACGGTTTTGCTGCAAATGCCTTGCAAGTTGGAGCAAGGCTTGGTGTTCCGTTGAGATGTGCGTGTCCGACTCAGGCTCAAGCCGACGATGGGGTCAACTACTTACTGAGCTATGTGTTGCAGTTCGGCCAGTTTGTTGAGGTCATAAGCGAGCTGTTTACCGTTGATACCAGGAGAATTTTGGCAGCGAATAGCATGTTGCAAAATGACCTCGTTTTTCCGTACACCACTCTTCTGGTTCCTCTTGAGAACCCTCCGAATAGTACTCAGGTGACAGCACCTCCTCCGCCACCTCCACCTCCGGCCTCCCCTCCCCCAGATACGGGTGGTGGCTCGTCGAGCAAGACATGGATATATGTAGTGGTTGGCGTTGTTGGAGGGCTTCTTGCTTTGTTTGCTGTGGGGATGGTTTTCTTCCTCCGGAGGAGGAGGCAGAGGAAGGCAGCGGAGGCTGTCGCATCGCCACAGAGGTTTCAATCTGTTGAAAAACCGTTGAAGAAAGAGGCTGATGATGAGTCTGAGGACTTTCTTGAGAGTATTTCTAGCATAGCACAGTCTCTTAAGGTCTACCCTTTCCAGCAGCTGAGAGAGGCAACGGACGATTTCAGCCCGGCTTGTTTGATCAAAGGCTCTGTTTATCGAGGCACCATCAATGGTGATCTTGCTGCCATCAAGAAAATGAGTGGTGGAGATGTCTCCAAAGAAATCACTCTGCTGAACAAGATCAATCACTCCAATCTCATCCGTCTCTCCGGTGTATCCTTCAATGAGGGCAACTGGTATCTTGTCTACGAGTACGCCTCAAATGGGGCGCTCGTGGATTGGCTTCACAACAGGGACGACCAAGGCGTTCTCAGCTGGGATAGAAGACTGCAGATTGCTCTTGATGTGGCTGCTGGTCTGAACTACCTCCATCTCTACACTTCACCTCCGCACATTCACAAGGATCTCAACAGCAGCAACGTCCTCCTTGATGATGAGTTCAGAGCCAAGATCGCGAATTTTGGGCTGGCTAGAGCTGCAGAGGGTCAGGAGGGCCAGTTTGCATTGACAAGGCACATAGTTGGGACGAAGGGCTACATGGCACCCGAGTATTTGGAGAATGGAGTAGTCTCTCCTAAGCTTGATGTGTACTCGTTTGGTGTTATGTTGCTGGAGATTCTCACCGGGAAACAAGTCTCTGAATTGTATGAAGAGGTGGACATGAGGTTACCAGAGGTCTTGGCTCCAGTGCTGTCTGAAGGCGGACAGGAGAAGATAAGCAGCTTGATGGATCCTTTGCTGCTCGGAAACTATCCTTCTAACCTTGTCCTCGTGCTGTTCAGAATGATCGATGGGTGCCTCAAGAAAGATCCGTCTGCTCGCCCAAGCATGGAGGACGTTTTCCAGTCCCTCTCGAGAGTTTCTGGTGAATGGGCAGTTAGCATATCGGAGCCTGGTGCTTCTCCTAGATAA
- the LOC125204166 gene encoding DEAD-box ATP-dependent RNA helicase 10-like, with product MEEELDHSEEELDHSEEEIWEETYMEAAERPITEEEKIFTEEEEIEIAQKLSKPETYTYAAQIPMTEQVKTITEEEEFEIAQQISMAETYTYAAQIPMTDERPITEEEEIEIAQQISMAETYTYAAQIPMTEQVKTITEEEKIQQIVEKISKVNTYTDAAKIRTTEQVKTSIEEELETREKISKENTYTDAAKIRVTEEEKILTEEEETGEKTFKDLGVNDQLIEACEILGWKSPTKIQCEAIPIALAGRDVIGLAQTGSGKTGAFAIPIIQSLLEAPQAFFACVLSPTRELAIQIAEQFEALGAGIGLKCAVLVGGVDQAQQSIALGKRPHIVAATPGRLIDHLSNTKGFSLRTLKYLVLDEADRLLNEDFEKSLDQILCEIPRNRRTFLFSATMTNKVKKLQRACLKNPVKIEAASKYSTVDTLKQQYCFVPAKYKECYLVYILTELAGSTSMVFTRTCDATTLLAYILRNLGFKAIPINGHMTQSKRLGALNKFKAGECNILICTDVASRGLDIPSVDVVINYDIPTNSKDYIHRVGRTARAGRSGVAVSIASQYEVEWYIQIEKLIGKKLPEYPAVREEVLSLLERVAEAKRISQMKMKEAGGNKRRRGGDEGEGDMSKYLNQNKGKSGGKGKSRGRGKPGNKGKPTKKRRR from the exons ATGGAGGAAGAATTAGATCATTCGGAGGAGGAATTGGATCATTCGGAGGAAGAAATATGGGAGGAAACATATATGGAAGCTGCTGAACGTCCTATTACGgaggaagagaaaatatttacggaggaggaagaaattgaaattgctCAGAAATTATCCAAGCcagaaacatatacatatgCTGCTCAAATTCCTATGACAGAGCAAGTGAAAACAATTACGGAGGAGGAAGAATTCGAAATAGCTCAGCAAATATCCATGGCAGAAACATACACATATGCTGCTCAAATTCCTATGACAGATGAACGTCCTATTACGGAAGaggaagaaattgaaatagCTCAGCAAATATCCATGGcagaaacatatacatatgCTGCTCAAATTCCTATGACAGAGCAAGTGAAAACAATTACGGAGGAGGAGAAAATACAACAAATAGTTGAGAAAATATCCAAGGTAAATACGTATACAGATGCTGCTAAAATTCGTACGACAGAGCAAGTGAAAACATCTATTGAGGAGGAACTAGAAACAAGGGAGAAAATATCCAAGGAAAATACATATACAGATGCTGCTAAAATTCGTGTGACGgaggaagagaaaatattgACGGAGGAGGAGGAAACAGGTGAGAAAACATTCAAAGATTTGGGGGTAAACGATCAATTAATAGAGGCCTGTGAAATTCTCGGTTGGAAAAGCCCTACTAAAATACAGTGTGAGGCCATACCTATTGCTTTAGCGGGAAGAGATGTGATCGGGCTCGCCCAAACCGGCTCGGGCAAAACCGGCGCCTTCGCGATTCCGATCATCCAATCGCTTCTCGAAGCTCCGCAGGCGTTTTTTGCCTGCGTGCTGTCGCCGACGCGTGAACTCGCCATTCAGATAGCCGAGCAGTTCGAAGCCCTGGGTGCCGGAATTGGCCTCAAATGTGCTGTG CTTGTGGGAGGTGTGGACCAAGCACAGCAGAGTATTGCCCTTGGAAAGCGGCCGCACATTGTT GCGGCTACGCCTGGACGTCTAATCGATCATCTTTCTAACACCAAAGGGTTCTCTCTGCGTACACTGAAATACTTG GTACTTGATGAAGCAGATAGATTGCTCAATGAAGATTTTGAGAAATCGCTTGATCAAATATTGTGTGAAATTCCTCGTAACAGGAGGACGTTTTTGTTTTCAGCTACAATGACCAATAAG GTGAAAAAACTACAAAGAGCTTGTCTGAAAAATCCTGTGAAG ATTGAAGctgcatcaaaatattcaactgTTGATACATTAAAGCAACAGTATTGCTTTGTTCCTGCAAAGTACAAG GAATGCTATCTTGTATATATCTTGACTGAGTTGGCGGGAAGCACATCCATGGTTTTTACTCGAACATGTGATGCAACTACACTCTTGGCATATATTCTTCGTAATCTTGGCTTCAAGGCTATTCCAATTAATGGCCACATGACACAG TCAAAAAGGCTTGGAGCCTTAAATAAGTTCAAGGCTGGAGAATGCAACATTCTTATCTGCACTGATGTTGCTAGCAGAGGACTGGATATTCCATCAGTGGATGTGGTTATCAACTATGATATCCCCACAAACTCAAAG GATTACATACATCGGGTAGGAAGAACTGCTCGTGCTGGACGGTCAGGGGTTGCGGTATCAATTGCGAGTCAATATGAGGTGGAATGGTACATTCAAATAGAGAAGCTTATAG GTAAAAAACTGCCAGAGTACCCTGCTGTGCGGGAAGAGGTTTTGTCACTATTGGAGCGTGTTGCAGAGGCGAAAAGAATATCTCAAATG AAAATGAAGGAAGCTGGGGGCAATAAGCGGAGAAGAGGAGGTGATGAGGGCGAAGGAGACATGAGCAAATACTTGAatcaaaataaaggaaaatcaGGTGGTAAAGGAAAATCACGAGGTAGAGGAAAACCAGGTAATAAAGGaaaaccaacaaagaaaaggAGAAGATGA